The following coding sequences lie in one Candidatus Brocadiaceae bacterium genomic window:
- a CDS encoding type II toxin-antitoxin system RelE/ParE family toxin: MYKITFLPDAEDTFRKLDKPVQKRIAQKIDWLAENANKVIHHPLKSLPDDLRGLCKVRVGDYRVIYWVYDDAKHIKIYEIEHRGKDYHSIKG; encoded by the coding sequence ATGTATAAAATAACGTTTTTACCCGATGCCGAGGACACTTTTAGAAAATTAGATAAACCTGTACAAAAAAGGATTGCCCAAAAGATTGACTGGCTTGCTGAAAACGCCAACAAAGTAATCCATCATCCCCTCAAATCTCTACCTGATGATTTACGCGGACTTTGCAAAGTCAGGGTTGGGGATTATCGTGTAATTTACTGGGTTTATGACGATGCAAAACATATAAAGATTTACGAGATTGAACATAGAGGCAAAGACTATCATTCTATAAAAGGTTGA
- a CDS encoding type II toxin-antitoxin system HicA family toxin — protein sequence MAALKRMEFNEINRKGSHLKMKHPDGRKIVFPFHGEVDRSTLKGALRDAEIDIEEFILNETL from the coding sequence TTGGCAGCTTTAAAACGGATGGAATTTAATGAAATTAATCGAAAAGGCAGCCATTTAAAAATGAAGCACCCGGATGGTAGGAAAATAGTTTTCCCATTTCATGGCGAAGTTGATAGATCTACCCTAAAAGGAGCTCTTAGAGATGCAGAGATTGATATTGAGGAGTTTATCTTGAATGAAACTTTATGA